One part of the Parabacteroides distasonis ATCC 8503 genome encodes these proteins:
- a CDS encoding RagB/SusD family nutrient uptake outer membrane protein: protein MRKLSILSYIFAGLMLSSCDGYLKEDPRDQLYPEDAYDTPQNVYLNTVASLYNYIGGYSDSQGLQGTYRGVYDLNTFTTDEAMLPTRGGDWYDGGFWQGLFLHKWGTNSDAIQATWEYLYKVIVLSNQSLEILGELRQKTDYNDLDRYEAEVRAFRAMYYYYLVDMFGRVPLIVSSSIPVKDVRQSDRKEVFDFVVKELQESLLLLSTAHSNSPGDYYGRITRPVVYFLLAKLALNAEVFTDNDWTDGLRPNGREIYFRVGERKLNAWQTVVAYCDSITDLNYSLSLNYADNFSVFNESSGENIFTIPMDKNLYTNQMQYLFRSRHYNHAKAYGLGGENGSCATIEALRVFAYGTDSVDTRFYENYYADTMFDLNGDTIRLDNGTPLVYLPLEVRLDLSRLPAEKTAGARMKKYEIDKMGTKDGKLSDNDIVLFRYADVLLMRSEAKVRNGENGDEELNAVRFRVGMLPRKATLENILAERQLELAWEGWRRQDLVRFGKFTRPYTDRPQLPHESNGYTTVFPIPDKVRSLNPNLTQNPGY from the coding sequence ATGAGAAAGCTTTCTATTTTATCCTATATATTTGCGGGTTTGATGTTATCGTCGTGCGATGGCTATCTGAAAGAGGACCCTCGTGATCAGCTTTATCCGGAGGATGCGTACGATACCCCTCAGAATGTCTATCTGAATACGGTTGCTTCCTTATATAATTATATCGGCGGTTATAGCGATAGCCAAGGATTGCAGGGAACGTACCGGGGTGTCTACGACTTGAATACCTTTACGACTGACGAGGCCATGCTCCCGACTCGTGGCGGCGACTGGTATGACGGCGGTTTCTGGCAAGGTCTCTTCTTGCATAAGTGGGGAACGAATAGTGACGCTATCCAAGCTACTTGGGAATATCTGTATAAAGTAATCGTATTAAGCAATCAATCTTTAGAGATATTAGGCGAGTTGCGGCAAAAAACGGATTATAACGATTTAGATCGGTATGAGGCGGAGGTTCGTGCTTTTCGTGCGATGTATTATTATTATTTAGTCGATATGTTTGGCCGTGTCCCTCTTATCGTTTCTTCTTCCATTCCGGTGAAAGACGTGCGGCAGAGTGACCGGAAAGAGGTCTTTGATTTTGTTGTAAAAGAATTACAAGAATCCCTTTTGTTATTGAGTACGGCGCATAGTAATTCGCCCGGCGATTATTATGGAAGAATTACGAGACCGGTTGTTTATTTCTTATTGGCGAAGTTGGCCTTAAACGCAGAAGTGTTTACGGATAACGACTGGACGGATGGTCTGCGTCCGAATGGACGGGAAATCTATTTTAGGGTAGGCGAGAGGAAGTTGAACGCTTGGCAAACGGTTGTGGCGTACTGTGATTCAATAACAGACTTAAACTATAGCTTATCTCTGAACTATGCGGATAATTTTTCTGTATTTAATGAATCGTCCGGAGAGAATATCTTCACGATTCCGATGGATAAGAACTTATATACGAACCAAATGCAATATCTTTTCCGCTCCCGTCACTATAATCATGCCAAAGCATATGGATTGGGGGGAGAGAACGGCTCTTGCGCTACGATAGAGGCCCTTCGGGTATTTGCGTATGGGACGGACTCGGTCGATACCCGATTTTATGAGAATTATTACGCCGATACGATGTTTGACCTCAATGGTGATACGATTCGGTTAGATAATGGGACTCCTTTGGTGTATTTACCTCTAGAGGTTAGGTTGGATTTGTCTAGGTTGCCTGCCGAGAAAACGGCGGGTGCCCGCATGAAGAAATACGAGATCGATAAGATGGGGACGAAAGATGGAAAGCTATCGGATAATGATATCGTATTATTCCGTTATGCGGATGTCTTGTTAATGAGATCGGAAGCGAAAGTTCGTAATGGAGAGAATGGGGATGAAGAGTTGAATGCCGTTCGTTTCCGTGTGGGAATGTTACCTCGTAAGGCGACATTAGAAAATATTTTGGCTGAGCGTCAACTGGAATTGGCTTGGGAAGGCTGGAGGAGGCAGGATTTGGTGCGTTTTGGAAAGTTTACCCGCCCTTATACGGATCGCCCTCAATTGCCCCATGAATCGAATGGCTATACCACTGTTTTCCCCATTCCCGATAAAGTCCGTTCCTTGAATCCGAACTTGACACAAAATCCGGGGTATTAA